The Deltaproteobacteria bacterium nucleotide sequence ATCATGCCGCAATACCACTACGTTTCCGTACCCAGTTCGGGACTTAAGAGAGAGGATCACTTCTCCGTCCATGGCAGCCTTGACTTCTTGATATGAGGGGGAAGCAATGTCGATCCCGGCGTGAAGCTTTTTCCTCCGGGGGCCAAAAGGAGAATTGATCTTCCCCTGGATAGGCCAGATGATGTCCAGTTCTTTCCCCAACCAAGGGGGCTTCCCTATTTCTTTTTCAACGCTGGTCGAGGGAATTGGTTTTTCCTCAGTTTCCAGTGAACTCTCCAGGTCCTTTTTTTCTAAAGGCGATAGCGGCAGGGAAGGCGCGATGGATAAAACTGCTTTGGCTCCGGGAATAAATATTTTTCGGCCAACTTTGAGAGCCGAGGGAGAGGTTAAACCATTGGCCTCCATGAGCTTAGTAATGGGGATTTTATAGGCCAGGCTGATCCGGTAGAGAGTAACCCCTTTGGCCACCGGGTGATAAACGCCATTTTTTTTGGCGATCGCCGTTAGGGGGAAAAAAAGAATGAAAAATAAAGAGGCAATCAGGAGATTGAGGAGAACTCCGTAAACCAATACCTTGCCTTTGGCAGAATATTTCCTTAAATTTTTTTTCTCCATTCTTCAAGTTTTAAAATAACAAGGGAACCGCAGAAATGCAATATGATTCTCTCCTGACCGTCAATCCCTTTGGCATTACCTCTCTTGTTGTGGCTCAGACGGGAGGGCGCTGAACGACCCTCTTTTAGCGGGGCAGAATCGACCCAGAACAACCTTCTCCCGCCGTCGCCCACGGAAGAACCTCCCGGTCCCCCTTTAAGATTGATGATCTCGTAAAAAGTCGGCAGAAGAGTCATTGCGAGCGAAAGCGAAGCAATCTCGTTTTTATAAGTCCTTGAAAATACGGGATTGCTTCGTCGTCCCGCATTGGCGGAACTCCTCGCAATGACGAAAACGGGACT carries:
- a CDS encoding M23 family metallopeptidase, which gives rise to MEKKNLRKYSAKGKVLVYGVLLNLLIASLFFILFFPLTAIAKKNGVYHPVAKGVTLYRISLAYKIPITKLMEANGLTSPSALKVGRKIFIPGAKAVLSIAPSLPLSPLEKKDLESSLETEEKPIPSTSVEKEIGKPPWLGKELDIIWPIQGKINSPFGPRRKKLHAGIDIASPSYQEVKAAMDGEVILSLKSRTGYGNVVVLRHDLGYTSIYGHMNVIIAKDGEAVRQGQAIGGVGSTGKSTGPHLHFELRHDGRPIDPLPILPMTIEDLLEKAAKR